Part of the Anopheles gambiae chromosome 3, idAnoGambNW_F1_1, whole genome shotgun sequence genome is shown below.
AGcgtgcaacaaacaaacaaacacccgTGGTTTGCTTCACGGTTAGTTGAGAATTATTACccactctttttttgttgttaataAAGTAAACTATTTAAACTTACCACTTGATATCGTTAGGAGCCATCCGATTGAAAGACTTCAGCTGGAATAAGGAGAAAAGgttatattaaattttatgttcCATCGTCAACAATTCACTCTATCTCACTGttgcatttcttttcttttcttactGGAATCATTCTTACTGGAATGACAAAAATGGAAGCATGCGTAAGCAAAGTAAGTATTTAAGATTAAATTTCCTCACATTTCCTCATGTTTTTTTGTCGTGATACTCATACAATCTGTATTGAAATCTGCTTTTGCTCGAGTTTCATTCATGCACGTGTCAACATAATGCTAGCTCACTCGTTTCCAACGAATCCAATTTATGACGCCAATTGTGAGATAAACCCGATCGATTCCTATTATCACCTGCGAGCAAAATGATAGAGACACTTTTTTCAAGAACGCGTGAATGCATGAAGACTTAAAAAGTAAACTTGACGCGTCACAGCCACTTCAACACCAACTTTTGCTCCACTCGTAGCACTTCTTATCATTGTccgtaacagaaaaaaaggttctTGTAAACTGCTACTGGTTTTGAGAACACAAATTTCTTTCACACGTGCATCACGTTGTGTAAATCTTTGAATAGTTTTGTTATCATTTAATCAGATTAAAGACGGAAAGTTCTCTCCTATCGCTAgctataaaatgatttttggtCTTGGCATACGATGCACTACTATCGAAAACAATGTCGAGCAAGTTTACAACTATTCTGCTGACGGTGCTTATCGCACTATTCGCTTGTGCACTGACACAGGCTGAAAAGCGTCATAAACTTACCCGCCCAGCATTCCATCCCAATGCACCCTACTTGGCTGGCAAACGGATCGTCGGTGGATTTGTGATCGATATCTCTGACGCTCCTTATCAGGTATCCCTGCAGTACAACGGCAAACATCACTGCGGGGGATCGATCCTGAATAGCAAGTGGATCCTCACAGCAGCACATTGCATCGATCTCCACTCCGAGGTGAAACCTACCGTAAGGGTTGGGTCATCGGAGCACGCTGCCGGTGGAACCGTGCTGCATTTAGTGCGCATTGTGCCCCATCCCGGGCATAGCTCAAGTGCCAACAACTACGATATCGCTTTGCTGGAGCTCGAGAGTGAAATTACGTTCAATGACAACGTCCAACCCGTTCAACTTCCGGAACAGGATGATCCGATCGAGGAAGGAACGATGGGAATCGTCTCTGGTTGGGGGATGACAATGAGTGCAGCTGATTCGAATGCCATCCTGCGAGCAACAAACGTACCGACAGTGAATCAGCAGGAATGTAACCAGGCCTACCAGTCTTATGGAGGCATTACGGAACAGATGTTTTGTGCAGGATATAGGCAGGGTGGTACAGGCACTTGTCGGAATGACTCTGGTGGTCCTTTCGTCGCGGAAGGCAAGCTGATTGGTGTAGTTTCGTGGAGTCATGAATGCGCGCTGGCGGGCTATCCAGGGGTTTATGCACGTGTGGCAAGCGTACGTGAGTGGATTCGTGAGACCAGTGGAGTATAAAAGGGAATTCTGGAATAGACACAAAGCAAGAAGTGTTGGATGAAACGGGAGATTCAATTTTCAACTAATCAATCAACtactcacacaaacaaataaagtaCTTTAAATCTAGTCAAACCTAGGCAAACCACAACAAATCTTCTATCGCAAAACGAAGAATTGAGAACTACCCTTGAGCTCTAACGCATCAAAACAATATCGATCATCGATTCTAGTGGATTGCGCTACTGGTTTTACGTGGAGCATTGTGCAAATCTTTGTTTAGTTTCCTTATCATTTAATCACATCAGATTAACAGTTTCCAATATACCATCCACTATATATTGTTTATGATTTCTCGCCATCAGAAGTACAACTGACACGATGTCGATCAAGTTTACAACCCTGCTGGCCGTTCTAATCGCACTACTCGCCTGTGCACGGGCACACGCAGAGCGACGCCATAAACTTACACGTCCAGTGCACAGATTCACCCCGAATGGACCATACCTGGCTGGCAAACGGATTGTCGGTGGATTTGTGATCGATATCTCGGATGCACCCTATCAGATTTCGCTACAGTACGACGACGACCATAACTGTGGAGGCTCTATCCTGAGTAGCAAGTGGATCCTAACCGCAGCGCACTGCATCAACGATAACGCACCCTCGAAGCCAACCGTACGCGTAGGATCGTCCGAACATGCATCTGGCGGAACGGTCATACGTGTAGCTCGTATTGTGCCTCATCCTATGCATGGTAGCAAGAACAACTACGACATTGCCCTACTGGAGTTGAAAAACGAGCTTACGTTTAGCGAAAAGGTTCAACCCATTGCACTGCCGGAACAGGATGAACCGATCGAGGAAGGAACGATGGGAATCGTCTCTGGTTGGGGTTTAACACTGAGTGAGGCCGATTCGAACGATGTTCTACGAGCGACAAACGTACCGACCGTTAACCAGCAGGAATGTAACAAAGCCTACCAGTCCAGGTACGGTGGCATTACGGCTCAAATGTTTTGTGCGGGGTACAAACAGGGCGGTCAAGATACGTGCCGACAAGATTCGGGCGGTCCGTTCGTTGCTGAGGGTAAGCTGATCGGCGTCATTTCTTGGGGCCACGAATGCGCTCTGGCGGGCTATCCGGGGGTGTACGCACGTGTGGCAAGTGTGCGTGATTGGATTCGTACGATTAGTGGAGTGTAGGAACCTATCCGGTATCACATTGCGTAGATCTAATTGTTGAATGTTCGTTGAACCGTCGTTTTTTCGTAGAACAAATATCTCATGAATAACAATTTCGAGAATTGTAGACGAAAGTTATTGCAAGCATAAATACaatgcagtccgatatcaataaaatatcaaacacaATATCTTCTAAATCAAGAATATTAGTTGAACTTCTcaacattcattcatttaagaaagaaagaaaatcaaacGTAACAGATTCAGGTCGGACTACAAGCGCTAATAATGGTTGATTTTCAGACGATATGGCAAATGCAACTCGTATAAGTCTGTATGTGACCAATGCTTTAACGGATATGTGTGTCGTAATTGGCCTGAATGGGAAAAATGTAATGTATGACCGGACCAGGCAACGTATCGATATCATAGGTAATATTTTCCTCTACATTTAGGACTCTAcctttctcatttttttttttgtgggttgTATCCTACATTTCAATGCACGTGTTACTTACAAATATAATCATGATCAGTACTATTTCATGACACTCATAGCcagaaaaatccattattttattGTCGGTCTCAAGTATCAGGTACAAGACACGTGGATTCCATTTTTGGATCATTCTTTT
Proteins encoded:
- the LOC1277692 gene encoding trypsin-6, producing MSSKFTTILLTVLIALFACALTQAEKRHKLTRPAFHPNAPYLAGKRIVGGFVIDISDAPYQVSLQYNGKHHCGGSILNSKWILTAAHCIDLHSEVKPTVRVGSSEHAAGGTVLHLVRIVPHPGHSSSANNYDIALLELESEITFNDNVQPVQLPEQDDPIEEGTMGIVSGWGMTMSAADSNAILRATNVPTVNQQECNQAYQSYGGITEQMFCAGYRQGGTGTCRNDSGGPFVAEGKLIGVVSWSHECALAGYPGVYARVASVREWIRETSGV
- the LOC1277691 gene encoding trypsin-5; this encodes MSIKFTTLLAVLIALLACARAHAERRHKLTRPVHRFTPNGPYLAGKRIVGGFVIDISDAPYQISLQYDDDHNCGGSILSSKWILTAAHCINDNAPSKPTVRVGSSEHASGGTVIRVARIVPHPMHGSKNNYDIALLELKNELTFSEKVQPIALPEQDEPIEEGTMGIVSGWGLTLSEADSNDVLRATNVPTVNQQECNKAYQSRYGGITAQMFCAGYKQGGQDTCRQDSGGPFVAEGKLIGVISWGHECALAGYPGVYARVASVRDWIRTISGV